A single Sphingomonas sp. IW22 DNA region contains:
- a CDS encoding phosphotransferase family protein, which translates to MTADFDLAALDRWMAANVAGYTGPLTAQKFPGGQSNPTYRLESGSGSYVLRRKPFGPLLPSAHAVNREFRLIAALHPTGFPVARPHALCEDDGVIGAAFYIMNMVEGRTLWDGTLPAMTPEARQAHYESMVDTLADLHAIDPDQVGLGDFGKPGNYFERQVARWTRQYRMAQTDNLPEAERLIEWLPRTVPEQTRTSIVHGDYRIDNLIYAPDSAKVAAVLDWELATLGDPLADFAYLAMNWVTEPEGRSGVMGMTGPATGIPTLDEIVGRYCTRTGRDGLPDLNWFFAYNLFRLMGIVQGIKKRVIDGNASNAEAAATAAKVPGLARAAWSFAEKAGA; encoded by the coding sequence ATGACCGCCGATTTCGACCTTGCCGCGCTCGACCGGTGGATGGCCGCAAACGTGGCGGGTTATACCGGACCTCTGACCGCGCAGAAGTTTCCCGGCGGGCAATCCAATCCCACCTATCGACTGGAGTCGGGCAGCGGCAGCTATGTGCTGCGTCGAAAGCCGTTCGGCCCGCTGCTGCCGTCGGCCCATGCCGTTAACCGGGAGTTCCGGCTGATCGCCGCGCTGCACCCTACCGGCTTCCCGGTCGCCCGCCCCCATGCATTGTGCGAGGATGACGGCGTGATCGGCGCCGCATTCTACATCATGAACATGGTGGAAGGGCGGACGCTGTGGGACGGCACCTTGCCCGCCATGACGCCTGAGGCGCGGCAGGCACATTATGAATCGATGGTCGACACGCTGGCTGACCTGCACGCCATCGACCCCGATCAGGTCGGGCTGGGCGATTTCGGCAAGCCCGGCAATTATTTCGAGCGACAGGTCGCGCGCTGGACACGGCAATATCGCATGGCCCAGACCGATAACCTGCCCGAGGCGGAGCGGCTGATCGAATGGCTGCCACGCACCGTTCCCGAACAAACGCGCACGTCGATCGTGCACGGCGATTATCGCATCGACAACCTGATCTATGCCCCCGACAGCGCAAAGGTAGCGGCGGTGCTCGACTGGGAACTGGCGACGCTTGGCGATCCGCTGGCGGATTTCGCCTACCTAGCCATGAACTGGGTGACAGAGCCAGAGGGGCGATCCGGCGTCATGGGCATGACCGGGCCAGCGACGGGCATTCCGACGCTGGATGAGATTGTGGGGCGTTATTGCACGCGCACGGGTCGCGATGGGCTGCCCGACCTGAACTGGTTCTTCGCCTATAACCTGTTCCGGCTGATGGGCATTGTTCAGGGGATAAAGAAGCGGGTGATCGACGGAAACGCGTCGAACGCCGAAGCGGCCGCGACGGCCGCCAAGGTGCCGGGACTTGCCCGCGCCGCCTGGTCCTTTGCGGAAAAGGCGGGGGCCTGA
- a CDS encoding Zn-dependent alcohol dehydrogenase codes for MARAAILREAGRPLSVEPIRVDRPGPREVLIRTAACGLCRSDLHFIDGAFPHPMPTVPGHEASGVVEAVGDGVVSVKPGDHVVTFLTVFCGACEYCVSGRPSLCNSPATRRPADAAPRLSLEDGTPLAPFLNLSAFAERMLVHENACVAIDPAMPLDRAALLGCAVITGAGSVFNDSCLSPGESIAVIGAGGIGLAAINAARIAGAGLILALDPTPEKRDLAMRMGATHALDPAADDIVKQIVKLTGGGVHYAIEAVGRPATAELAWSILRRGGTATILGMIAPGQSVSLPGPTFLTGKKIQGSLLGSSRFPIDLPRLVRMYLNGLLDLDTMVSERITLDQVNEGFDRLRRGDGARSVVVFA; via the coding sequence ATGGCTCGCGCCGCGATCCTTCGCGAAGCGGGCCGCCCGCTGTCGGTCGAGCCGATCCGCGTCGATCGCCCCGGTCCGCGCGAAGTGCTGATCCGCACTGCCGCCTGCGGCTTGTGCAGATCCGACCTGCACTTCATTGACGGCGCCTTTCCCCACCCGATGCCGACGGTCCCCGGCCATGAAGCGTCAGGCGTCGTGGAGGCGGTGGGCGACGGCGTGGTCAGCGTAAAGCCGGGTGACCATGTCGTCACGTTCCTGACGGTATTTTGCGGCGCATGCGAATATTGCGTCAGCGGCCGCCCGTCGCTGTGCAACAGTCCAGCCACTCGCCGCCCGGCCGATGCAGCCCCGCGCCTGTCGCTGGAGGACGGCACCCCGCTTGCGCCCTTCCTGAACCTCTCCGCCTTTGCCGAGCGGATGCTGGTGCATGAAAATGCCTGTGTCGCGATTGATCCGGCGATGCCGCTGGACCGCGCTGCGCTGCTGGGATGCGCGGTGATCACGGGCGCGGGATCAGTGTTCAACGACAGTTGCCTCAGCCCCGGTGAGAGCATTGCCGTGATCGGCGCGGGCGGTATCGGCCTAGCCGCGATCAACGCCGCGCGGATCGCGGGTGCAGGGCTGATCCTCGCGCTCGACCCCACGCCCGAAAAGCGCGACCTGGCAATGCGGATGGGCGCGACCCATGCGCTGGATCCCGCTGCGGATGACATCGTCAAGCAGATCGTGAAGCTGACCGGCGGCGGCGTGCATTACGCGATCGAAGCGGTCGGCCGCCCCGCCACCGCCGAGCTGGCATGGAGTATCCTGCGACGCGGCGGCACCGCGACCATTTTGGGCATGATCGCGCCCGGTCAGTCGGTCAGCCTGCCCGGTCCGACATTCCTGACCGGCAAGAAGATCCAAGGTTCGCTTCTGGGCTCCAGCCGCTTCCCCATCGACCTGCCACGGCTGGTCCGCATGTATCTGAACGGACTGCTCGACCTCGACACCATGGTGTCAGAGCGGATCACGCTGGATCAGGTCAATGAGGGGTTCGACCGGTTGCGGCGTGGCGACGGCGCGCGTTCGGTAGTGGTGTTCGCATGA